A genomic window from Leishmania major strain Friedlin complete genome, chromosome 18 includes:
- the PDEA gene encoding putative cAMP phosphodiesterase A — protein sequence MLDFLEQLQQLASVYAICGNAVSVMAGMSDTAEELTFRSYDSLEGASYICNLNEKALHTAKASLCDNADWSSFFREVQLAFNSGRVTVQPGNAHRVAVNAAAPVSADSKGLACSMEVHCLSGSGEKCATFVLERTTEDQQKYILESMLQAHHMYNHPKEYEQKLLHIMEAKEIACTKREALDRELVALNDNLTRNKHKQKINNERKEELLKKLGGYSTENTGNPWQAIQEQQQRTAGENTKSRLPSPLGNRTCKDFDLVLFRMIKSRWLSPEQCDASSPANRVVQPYSKEDLAIQVSQLSGSRAAIWKALDSIDSWSYRVFDVQAAMSGDDYLSLSTQTHGGSLLITMYALLCMHDFLQKFKIDEQIALNWISAVEASYHGNPYHNSMHAADVLQITDFIITQGGLAKRCDLSDIQVFSALLAASIHDFDHPGINNNFHIKTGSYLATLYNDRSVLENLHVSSVFELMKNPAFNILASFSDEQHHEVRETMIEMVLATDMGSHGKYVASLKGKMQEHSSFTQTAEQNLCLAIALKMADISNCGRPLDIYLRWGAKVSDEFYQQGDRERNLGLECSPFMDRLQPSLAKSQIAFMNYIITPFFEQVAELLPDMRFAVALVEENKAYWANHDDS from the coding sequence atgctcGACTTTcttgagcagctgcagcagctggcaaGTGTGTACGCCATCTGCGGCAATGCTGTCTCCGTGATGGCGGGGATGAGCGAcacggcagaggagctgACGTTCCGTTCCTACGACAGTTTAGAAGGCGCCTCCTACATCTGCAACTTGAACGAGAAGGCTCTTCACACAGCGAAGGCCTCGCTCTGCGACAATGCCGATTGGAGCAGCTTCTTTCGCGAGGTTCAGCTGGCATTCAACTCGGGTAGAGTAACCGTGCAGCCTGGAAATGCTCATCGAGTCGCCGTtaacgccgccgcgccagtTTCCGCCGACTCTAAAGGCCTAGCATGCTCGATGGAGGTGCATTGCCTGTCGGGGTCAGGGGAGAAGTGTGCAACCTTTGTGCTTGAGCGAACCACGGAGGACCAGCAGAAGTATATTCTCGAGAGCATGCTGCAGGCACATCACATGTATAACCACCCGAAGGAGTACGAGCAGAAGCTGCTCCACATCATGGAAGCCAAGGAGATAGCGTGCACGAAGCGCGAGGCACTTGATCGTGAGCTGGTCGCGCTGAACGATAATTTGACACGCAACAAGCACAAGCAGAAGATAAACAACGAGCGCAAAGAGGAGCTTCTAAAGAAGCTCGGCGGTTACAGCACAGAGAACACGGGAAATCCGTGGCAGGCGAttcaggagcagcagcagaggacAGCTGGCGAGAACACGAAGTCTCGGCTGCCGAGCCCGCTCGGGAACCGCACCTGCAAGGATTTTGATCTTGTCCTGTTTCGCATGATCAAGAGTCGGTGGCTGTCACCGGAGCAGTGCGACGCATCCTCGCCCGCGAATCGCGTCGTGCAGCCGTACTCCAAGGAGGACCTCGCGATCCAGGTGAGCCAACTCTCAGGTAGCCGAGCTGCGATATGGAAGGCACTGGATTCCATCGACTCATGGAGCTACCGCGTGTTTGATGTCCAGGCGGCTATGAGCGGTGACGACTACCTCTCGCTCTCGACGCAGACGCACGGCGGGTCTCTCCTGATAACCATGTACGCACTGCTGTGCATGCACGACTTTCTGCAAAAATTCAAGATTGACGAGCAAATTGCGCTCAACTGGATCAGCGCAGTGGAGGCGAGTTACCATGGCAACCCGTATCACAACTCGATGCACGCCGCGGATGTGCTGCAGATTACGGACTTCATCATCACACAGGGAGGGTTGGCGAAGAGGTGCGACCTAAGCGACATCCAGGTCTTCTCTGCCTTGCTGGCTGCCTCGATCCATGACTTCGACCACCCTGGCATCAACAATAACTTCCACATCAAGACAGGCAGCTACCTTGCTACGCTGTACAACGATCGCAGTGTCCTGGAAAATCTGCACGTGAGCAGCGTTTTCGAGCTCATGAAGAACCCAGCCTTCAACATCCTAGCCAGCTTCAGTGATGAGCAGCATCATGAGGTCCGCGAGACGATGATAGAGATGGTGCTGGCGACGGACATGGGCTCTCACGGAAAGTACGTGGCGAGTCTGAAGGGCAAGATGCAGGAGCACTCTAGTTTCACTCAGACCGCCGAGCAGAATCTCTGCCTCGCGATTGCTCTGAAAATGGCCGACATTTCAAACTGCGGGCGCCCGCTTGACATTTACCTGCGCTGGGGAGCGAAGGTGTCGGATGAGTTCTACCAGCAGGGCGACCGTGAGCGCAACCTGGGCCTCGAATGCAGTCCCTTCATGGATCGCCTTCAGCCGAGCCTTGCGAAGAGCCAGATTGCCTTCATGAACTACATCATCACTCCCTTCTTTGAGCAGGTGGCCGAGCTTCTGCCCGATATGCGCTTCGCGGTGGCTTTGGTGGAGGAAAACAAAGCGTACTGGGCCAACCACGACGACTCGTAG
- a CDS encoding putative methyltransferase, translated as MKRREQRRQREREQLPTALTKLVQLIPSDEDARRYLAREFADITQDEAGSNAPCSAEGSGHDAGAGDAWIYGSGLEKLLSVLGEEACPDGAFDIVRITRRVPRSQSTIDRINVAELCFAVSQASGPVDVHERRRTAGATSGPLDETIPLLQYYRGSRFDAIVRGEDPSSPAARHAAADAALLEENSSHLEIASAGNGSRKNVDSEWPAFVQSMSTPLPMTLRLHHSERALEAIATRMLTTPDIAAVVRPVTAFPSSAGLYSCSNSDYHSHKRVEYVCRTLHAASAVSFQEVVSAIPVFVLDVQPQHTVVDLCAAPGSKTVQALDTMLSGGWSADVCRGVLIANEKDRVKATQTLPARLKRYHAPNVMTTRCDGVQWPRLYFNDPTNPSSEPQERRFDRIICDVPCSGDGTIRKECSIATTWSASYVKSLVPTQRALLCRGLDLLATGGILVYSTCSMNPKEDEEVVCVGLEAFGDSVELIDVNAVLQEKGFHLHSAGGILSPNVEGMQHPVLPPTYDGNKVLRILPHRDDTGGFFVAAFRKAKQPDRTAPTVIRHKLNHWTKGKLWAPVGVEDEAWANISTFYGFDRRDEANFVYYDATSSSSGKGLVPLYHLNPNGGPIRRIVLSTPALADMVLRTRPYKGPGVEVVSVGMRAFEAYDGRFLPTAACRWRAVVESASFLAPRFTARRLHFHVSKHKQLLEDLLRNGHVYTRDHWRTVLGGDPAVVAANANPKALVKPGSRLEALLTQGSSESTISDEEVAVLLTSHVEVGCVLVGILFDEPTDAAAGPWYMSATLSGHKLELAIDGSLRAFGLMTFFGIHDVERGSLAGNNIGSAVADEEPEEQAKEV; from the coding sequence ATGAAGCGTcgtgagcagcgccgacagcgcgagcgcgagcagctgccAACTGCCTTGACGAAGCTGGTCCAGCTCATTCCATCCGACGAGGATGCGCGCCGCTACCTTGCAAGGGAGTTCGCCGACATCACGCAGGACGAAGCAGGGTCGAATGCACCGTGCTCCGCGGAGGGAAGTGGGCACGATGCTGGCGCAGGCGACGCGTGGATCTACGGCAGCGGGCTCGAGAAGCTGCTGTCGGTTCTAGGAGAGGAGGCGTGTCCTGATGGGGCTTTCGATATTGTTCGTATCACTCGCCGCGTGCCGCGCAGCCAATCCACGATTGACAGGATCAATGTGGCGGAGTTGTGCTTTGCGGTTTCCCAGGCGTCGGGCCCGGTGGATGTCCACGAGCGACGTCGCACTGCTGGTGCCACGTCCGGACCGCTGGACGAGACGATACCTCTTCTGCAGTACTACCGGGGGAGTCGATTTGACGCCATTGTGCGTGGCGAGGACCCATCTTCTCCTGCAGCTCGacatgccgccgccgacgcagcacTATTGGAGGAAAATAGCAGCCATCTTGAGATCGCCTCTGcaggcaacggcagcagaaAGAACGTTGACTCGGAATGGCCGGCGTTCGTGCAGAGCATGTCTACGCCGCTTCCTATGACGCTTCGCCTGCACCACAGTGAGCGTGCTTTGGAGGCCATCGCAACCCGCATGCTCACCACACCCGACATTGCCGCCGTAGTGCGTCCTGTGACCGCCTTTCCGTCCAGCGCTGGTCTCTACTCCTGCAGCAATAGCGACTACCACAGCCACAAGCGCGTGGAGTACGTCTGCCGCACCCTGCACGCTGCTAGCGCCGTGTCATTTCAGGAGGTGGTGTCGGCGATACCGGTGTTTGTGCTGGATGTGCAGCCGCAACACACTGTCGTGGATCTCTGCGCGGCACCTGGCAGCAAAACAGTGCAGGCCTTGGACACCATGCTGAGCGGTGGGTGGTCTGCAGACGTCTGTCGAGGGGTGCTCATCGCCAACGAAAAGGACAGAGTGAAGGCGACGCAGACACTTCCGGCGCGGCTGAAGCGCTACCACGCCCCAAACGTGATGACTACCCGATGCGACGGTGTGCAGTGGCCTCGTTTGTACTTTAACGATCCTACGAACCCAAGCAGCGAGCCGCAAGAACGGCGGTTTGACCGCATCATCTGCGACGTCccgtgcagcggcgacggcaccatCCGCAAGGAGTGTTCCATCGCCACAACATGGTCGGCAAGCTACGTGAAGTCCCTCGTGCCAACCCAACGTGCGTTGCTGTGCCGCGGCCTTGACCTCTTGGCCACAGGGGGCATTCTGGTTTACAGCACGTGCAGCATGAATCCgaaggaggacgaggaggtggtttGCGTCGGGTTGGAGGCTTTCGGCGACAGTGTCGAGCTCATCGACGTGAATGCGGTTCTACAGGAGAAGGGATTTCACCTGCACTCGGCAGGAGGGATTCTCTCCCCGAATGTGGAGGGGATGCAGCacccggtgctgccgccgacgtACGACGGCAACAAGGTCCTGCGCATTTTGCCGCATCGTGATGACACCGGCGGGTTCTTTGTGGCGGCTTTCCGCAAAGCAAAGCAGCCAGACCGGACGGCGCCCACAGTGATTCGACACAAGCTGAACCACTGGACGAAAGGCAAGCTGTGGGCGCCAGTTGGCGTCGAGGACGAGGCGTGGGCCAACATATCAACCTTCTACGGCTTTGACCGCCGCGACGAAGCGAACTTCGTCTACTATGACGCCACTAGCTCTTCGTCCGGGAAAGGCCTCGTGCCTCTGTATCACCTCAATCCAAATGGTGGGCCTATACGCCGCATCGTGCTCTCGActccggcgctggcggatATGGTGCTGCGCACACGTCCGTACAAGGGCCCTGGCGTGGAGGTGGTGTCCGTCGGTATGCGCGCGTTCGAGGCATACGACGGAAGGTTTTTGCCAACTGCGGCCTGCCGGTGGCGCGCCGTCGTTGAGTCCGCCTCTTTTTTGGCACCGCGCTTTACTGCCCGAAGGCTGCACTTCCACGTTTCGAAGCACAAGCAGCTACTCGAGGATCTGCTCCGAAACGGCCACGTTTACACGCGAGATCACTGGAGGACAGTGTTGGGTGGAGATCCTGCTGTTGTAGCCGCTAACGCGAATCCGAAGGCGCTGGTCAAGCCTGGCAGCCGACTCGAGGCGTTGCTGACGCAGGGCAGTAGTGAATCTACCATCTctgacgaggaggtggcggtgctgctgacaAGCCACGTGGAGGTAGGGTGCGTTTTGGTGGGCATCCTCTTCGACGAGCCGACCGATGCAGCCGCTGGTCCGTGGTACATGAGCGCGACGCTGAGCGGGCACAAGCTGGAGCTCGCCATCGATggctctctgcgtgcgttCGGGTTGATGACGTTTTTTGGCATTCACGACGTTGAGCGTGGCTCGCTGGCCGGCAACAACATCGGCAGTGCGGTCGCAGACGAAGAGCCTGAGGAGCAGGCAAAGGAGGTGTAG
- a CDS encoding putative ras-related protein rab-5 — protein MNTHSPQLMEATSAKIVMLGESGAGKSSIALRFTRNEFLANQETTIGAAFLSKTVMIPPPRGTAAAPGSATSAHALQQQMRALKYEIWDTAGQERFRSLAPIYYRGACGALVVYDITNSESLKKAQTWIKELRANADPSLIIVLVGNKKDLGSLRQVSFEDGQRLAAEEQLAAFYEASAKDNNNVEQVFLDLAAKLLDQGLGNRGGAAGGARGGVVAPRGERVEESNESAAQSTCC, from the coding sequence ATGAACACCCACTCACCTCAGCTGATGGAGGCGACGTCCGCGAAGATAGTGATGCTCGGTGAGTCTGGTGCCGGCAAGAGCTCCATCGCGCTCCGCTTTACGCGCAACGAGTTCTTAGCCAACCAGGAGACCACCATCGGTGCTGCCTTTCTGTCCAAGACGGTGATGATACCGCCTCCGCGTGGCACCGCGGCTGCCCCCGGCAGTGCCACCTCTGCTCACGCTcttcagcagcagatgcgagCACTGAAGTACGAAATTTGGGATACGGCGGGGCAGGAGCGCTTCCGCTCTCTCGCCCCGATTTACTACCGCGGCGCCTGCGGTGCTCTTGTCGTGTATGATATCACGAATAGCGAGAGCCTCAAGAAGGCTCAGACTTGGATCAAGGAGCTTCGAGCAAACGCGGACCCGTCACTCATTATCGTGCTCGTCGGAAACAAGAAGGATCTGGGGTCTCTGCGGCAGGTGTCCTTCGAGGATGGCCAGCGTCTCGCTgccgaggagcagctcgCCGCCTTCTATGAGGCGTCTGCAAAGGACAACAACAATGTGGAGCAGGTGTTTCTCGATTTAGCTGCCAAGCTCCTCGACCAGGGCTTGGGCAACCGTGGCGGGGCCGCTGGAggtgcacgcggcggcgtggttGCACCGCGCGGCGAGCGCGTAGAAGAGAGCAACGAATCGGCCGCCCAGTCTACCTGCTGCTGA